One stretch of Micromonospora echinospora DNA includes these proteins:
- the pglW gene encoding BREX system serine/threonine kinase PglW — protein sequence MQEGRWTTITPSQFAHEREALAHVQALLPDTEPYRAWSNFTFTAQTGHPYEVDLLVAGPGGLYLIEIKSLTGRLTSSGSNWIQTSPSRTRTFDNPLHLADQKAKKLKSLLQAAAGRRPGAPIRVPFVQAAVFLSKPGLHIALSEHHLHNVYGPEPAPGHQPGSLPTIGSLLQRPPQDERQRLSKEVSAALPGLLEAVGIARSRKHYQVGAWELESRPYDLGPTWQDHHARHRELEREHRRIRIYLVERNAVQADRASIERAARREMTVLHGINHPGIVRVDSLESHEAGPALIFRHDPRAVRLDHYVAQYGDRLDPLTRVAMVRQLADAIAYAHRRHLHHRALSARSVLVVPGRRRRGGSEEEAWLTPQLHISDWQAATRAVDTNAGSSGDPVTLSSHAAAHIELSAEAYLAPELSAPRPDPIAMDVFGLGALAYLILTGQPPAAKRQELLSRLARDNGLRPSSATDAISEFADELVQAATAPVPAQRLTTVADFVEMLEEVENELTAPPAPRDEPEPEETDPLEARGGDRVGEWTIRKQLGTGSTCRAFLAHNERTGRDEVLKVGLSDEKAARLAHEAKVLGPLTDSRVIRLARPEPLRIADRTVVVLEHAGELTLARKLRDEGRLTVDELETYSDYLFGALDYLEGEGVYHRDIKPDNIAVRVRPNRTRQLVLFDFSLAGVSVKELSAGTPRYLDPFLGTANRQVYDKHAEWYALAVTLHEMASGELPVWGDGGTEPQLTEGPPVLAVEAFDPAVRDGLVEFFQQALHRDHRRRFGSLKDMRDAWQQVFRRSDASTPVGSEHPETETEEPDEQLAEQVREEAAAKATRATVLEAAGLTPRAVSAAHRVEATTVGELLAVGNNTFATLPGLGAKTRKELQRRVKEWRNRLGERETIPTSPAARRAAGAEAATETTGGGADLVRVGLDAIATLLVPASNGRNTAEIEATRLLLNLPDATGTLSALPLWPQQPLVATAVGVTPGRIAQILGKQRKRWQDLPVVRSVRTQVVELLRDGGRVMGVAELAAALLTSRGSVRTGHALRLAIAVAAVRAAVEIDALEEEPRLLLRRHARADIDGRPHPHGDRLLVALEAGDDDAPDTPAAPALLDYADGLGKAADRLAASEVLPSAATVMRTLATVTAPGGAADVIDERRRVQLAAVASERAAATTRLELYPRDLDPVRALRIAQAGVVSPGSDNLRAVSPEQVQQRVTARFPELDPLPPHPKLGHLLVEAGFELRWDRGRYVSPPPRTGSSSMSIIQRQSSASALPSRWAAESPELAQAMRAEERLTGARAAGGFRALTVRLNRAAPARDELVRRFDARPVSVAAEFVRELRGLVDARPKPTWETVVGADNAPENSRAAIKLGEYVEQAWRLVLPRLRAQLRADAGPVLLHDAAVLACYRAMAGLHELADAARGVGALWVLCPMDDPATLPKLDGTVVRVGDNEWIGLPDAWVVNAHRSTVAAS from the coding sequence ATGCAGGAAGGCCGGTGGACGACGATCACCCCGTCGCAGTTCGCGCACGAGCGGGAGGCGCTGGCGCACGTCCAGGCGTTGCTGCCGGACACCGAGCCCTACCGCGCCTGGTCGAACTTCACCTTCACCGCCCAGACCGGGCACCCCTACGAGGTGGATCTCCTGGTGGCCGGCCCCGGCGGGCTCTACCTGATCGAGATCAAGAGCCTGACCGGTCGGCTGACGTCCAGCGGCTCGAACTGGATTCAGACCAGTCCGAGCCGCACCCGGACCTTCGACAACCCGCTGCACCTGGCCGATCAGAAGGCCAAGAAGCTCAAGAGTCTGCTCCAGGCCGCCGCCGGCCGCCGTCCGGGCGCCCCGATCCGGGTGCCGTTCGTCCAGGCGGCGGTGTTCCTGTCCAAGCCCGGCCTGCACATCGCGCTGTCCGAGCACCACCTGCACAACGTCTACGGTCCCGAGCCCGCCCCGGGACACCAGCCGGGGTCGCTACCCACCATCGGCTCGCTTCTGCAACGCCCCCCGCAGGACGAGCGGCAACGGCTCAGCAAGGAGGTCTCCGCAGCCCTGCCCGGTCTTCTCGAAGCCGTGGGCATAGCGCGTAGCCGCAAGCACTACCAGGTCGGGGCATGGGAGCTGGAGTCGCGGCCGTACGACCTCGGCCCGACCTGGCAGGACCATCACGCCCGGCACCGCGAGCTGGAACGCGAGCACCGCCGGATCCGCATCTACCTGGTGGAACGCAACGCCGTCCAGGCCGACCGGGCCAGCATCGAGCGCGCGGCCCGGCGTGAGATGACAGTGCTGCACGGCATCAACCACCCGGGAATCGTGCGGGTCGACTCGCTCGAGTCGCACGAGGCGGGACCGGCGCTGATCTTCCGCCACGATCCTCGCGCCGTCCGCCTCGACCACTATGTCGCGCAGTACGGCGACCGGCTCGACCCGCTGACCCGGGTGGCCATGGTGCGCCAACTCGCCGACGCGATCGCGTACGCACACCGGCGCCACCTGCACCACCGCGCGCTCTCTGCCCGCAGCGTGCTGGTCGTGCCGGGCCGGCGGCGACGCGGAGGCAGCGAGGAGGAGGCGTGGCTGACGCCTCAGCTTCATATCAGTGACTGGCAGGCCGCCACCCGAGCGGTGGACACCAACGCGGGCAGCAGCGGCGATCCGGTCACCCTCTCCTCGCACGCGGCCGCACATATCGAGCTGTCGGCGGAGGCGTATCTCGCGCCTGAGCTGAGCGCGCCGCGACCCGACCCGATCGCGATGGACGTGTTCGGGCTGGGCGCGCTGGCCTATCTGATTCTCACCGGCCAGCCGCCGGCGGCGAAGCGCCAGGAGCTGTTGTCCCGGCTGGCCCGCGACAACGGCCTGCGCCCCTCGTCGGCGACCGACGCGATAAGCGAGTTCGCCGACGAACTGGTCCAGGCGGCCACCGCTCCGGTGCCGGCGCAGCGCCTCACCACCGTCGCCGACTTCGTGGAGATGCTGGAGGAGGTCGAGAACGAGCTGACCGCCCCGCCCGCGCCCAGGGACGAGCCGGAGCCGGAGGAGACCGATCCGCTGGAGGCGCGCGGGGGCGACCGGGTCGGCGAGTGGACGATTCGCAAGCAGTTGGGCACCGGGTCGACCTGCCGGGCGTTCCTCGCCCACAACGAGCGCACGGGCCGTGACGAGGTGCTCAAGGTCGGCCTGTCCGACGAGAAGGCGGCCCGGCTCGCCCACGAGGCGAAGGTGCTCGGCCCGCTGACCGATTCCCGGGTGATCCGGCTGGCCCGGCCGGAGCCGCTGCGCATCGCCGACCGTACGGTGGTGGTGCTGGAGCACGCCGGCGAGCTGACGCTGGCCCGTAAGCTCCGCGACGAGGGCCGGCTCACCGTCGACGAGCTGGAGACCTACAGCGACTACCTGTTCGGCGCGCTTGACTACCTGGAGGGCGAGGGCGTCTACCACCGGGACATCAAGCCGGACAACATCGCCGTCCGGGTACGGCCGAACCGCACCCGCCAGCTCGTGCTCTTCGACTTTTCCCTGGCCGGAGTCTCGGTCAAGGAGTTGTCCGCCGGCACACCCCGCTATCTGGACCCGTTCCTGGGCACTGCGAACCGGCAGGTCTACGACAAGCACGCCGAGTGGTACGCCCTCGCGGTCACCCTGCACGAGATGGCCTCCGGTGAGCTGCCGGTGTGGGGCGACGGGGGCACCGAGCCGCAACTGACCGAGGGTCCTCCGGTGCTCGCGGTCGAGGCGTTCGACCCGGCGGTACGCGACGGTCTGGTCGAGTTCTTCCAGCAGGCGCTGCACCGCGACCACCGTCGCCGCTTCGGCTCGCTCAAGGACATGCGCGACGCCTGGCAGCAGGTGTTCCGCCGCTCCGACGCGAGCACTCCGGTGGGCTCCGAGCATCCGGAGACGGAGACCGAGGAGCCGGACGAGCAGCTCGCCGAGCAGGTTCGTGAGGAAGCCGCGGCGAAGGCGACCCGGGCGACCGTCCTGGAGGCCGCCGGGCTCACCCCCCGGGCGGTGTCGGCCGCGCACCGGGTGGAGGCGACCACGGTGGGCGAGCTGCTCGCGGTGGGCAACAACACCTTCGCCACGCTTCCCGGCCTCGGTGCGAAGACGCGCAAGGAGCTGCAGCGGCGAGTCAAGGAGTGGCGTAACCGGCTGGGGGAGCGGGAGACCATCCCGACGTCCCCGGCCGCGCGGCGGGCCGCCGGTGCGGAGGCCGCTACCGAGACCACCGGAGGCGGCGCCGACCTGGTTCGTGTCGGTCTCGACGCGATCGCGACGCTGCTCGTACCCGCGTCCAACGGCCGCAACACCGCCGAGATCGAGGCGACGCGGCTGCTGCTGAACCTGCCCGACGCCACCGGCACGCTGTCCGCGCTGCCGCTCTGGCCGCAGCAGCCGTTGGTGGCCACCGCCGTCGGTGTGACCCCCGGCCGCATCGCGCAGATCCTCGGCAAACAGCGCAAGCGCTGGCAAGACCTGCCGGTGGTGCGCAGTGTGCGTACCCAGGTGGTGGAGCTGCTGCGCGACGGCGGCCGCGTGATGGGCGTCGCCGAGCTGGCGGCGGCGCTGCTGACCAGCCGCGGTTCGGTCCGCACCGGCCACGCGCTGCGCCTGGCGATAGCGGTGGCCGCCGTGCGGGCCGCGGTCGAGATCGACGCGCTGGAGGAGGAACCGCGTCTCCTGCTGCGCCGGCACGCCCGAGCCGACATCGACGGCCGGCCGCACCCGCACGGCGACCGCCTGCTCGTCGCGTTGGAGGCCGGTGACGACGACGCCCCGGACACCCCGGCGGCTCCGGCCCTGCTGGACTATGCCGACGGGCTGGGCAAGGCCGCCGACCGGCTCGCCGCCAGCGAGGTGCTGCCCAGTGCGGCCACTGTGATGCGCACCCTCGCCACGGTGACCGCTCCCGGCGGCGCCGCCGACGTCATCGACGAGCGGCGGCGGGTGCAGCTCGCCGCCGTGGCGTCGGAGCGTGCCGCCGCCACCACACGGTTGGAGCTGTACCCGCGCGACCTCGACCCGGTACGCGCGCTGCGGATCGCCCAGGCCGGCGTGGTGTCTCCGGGCAGTGACAACCTGCGGGCCGTGAGCCCCGAGCAGGTGCAGCAGCGGGTGACGGCGCGTTTCCCGGAGCTGGACCCGCTGCCGCCGCACCCGAAGCTGGGCCATCTGCTTGTGGAGGCCGGCTTCGAGCTGCGCTGGGACCGGGGCCGGTATGTCTCGCCGCCGCCCCGCACCGGCTCGTCATCGATGTCGATCATCCAGCGGCAGTCGTCGGCGAGCGCCCTGCCGAGCCGGTGGGCGGCCGAGTCGCCGGAGTTGGCCCAGGCGATGCGCGCTGAGGAACGCCTGACCGGCGCGCGGGCCGCGGGCGGGTTCCGGGCCCTGACGGTACGCCTCAACCGCGCCGCGCCGGCCCGCGACGAGCTGGTCCGCCGCTTCGACGCCCGGCCCGTCAGCGTGGCCGCCGAGTTCGTACGGGAACTGCGGGGCCTGGTCGACGCCCGGCCGAAACCCACCTGGGAGACCGTGGTGGGCGCGGACAACGCGCCGGAGAACTCGCGGGCCGCCATCAAGCTCGGCGAGTACGTGGAGCAGGCGTGGCGGCTCGTCCTGCCGCGCCTGCGGGCCCAGTTGCGTGCCGACGCCGGGCCGGTGCTGCTGCACGACGCGGCGGTGCTGGCCTGCTACCGAGCGATGGCAGGGCTGCACGAGCTGGCAGACGCGGCGCGGGGCGTGGGCGCCCTGTGGGTGCTGTGCCCGATGGACGACCCGGCGACGCTGCCGAAGCTGGACGGCACTGTGGTGCGGGTGGGCGACAACGAATGGATCGGGCTGCCGGACGCCTGGGTCGTCAACGCCCACCGGAGCACCGTCGCCGCCTCGTGA
- a CDS encoding VOC family protein → MRSGVQAQMPVLYVGDADAAGRFYALFGYTGQPGGDGRFHLRCGELTLLLVEATAVPAALYLHVDDVAATTDRLVAAGHPVDQVPGGECRTIDPDGNTVLFTRSPVRPAPAPQAEPDGRPSHVRRAAAVAARRDGAPAHCQIGGPRGEPCADPAEVKLADSWGDTVWGCLTHADETLVNARGAFLASEDGTGLAAYLTARRTRPEEAAVAG, encoded by the coding sequence GTGCGCAGTGGGGTGCAGGCTCAGATGCCGGTGCTGTACGTCGGCGACGCCGACGCGGCCGGGAGGTTCTACGCGCTGTTCGGCTACACCGGGCAGCCCGGTGGGGACGGGCGGTTCCATCTGCGCTGCGGCGAGCTGACACTGCTGCTCGTCGAGGCCACAGCGGTGCCGGCCGCGCTCTACCTCCACGTCGACGACGTCGCCGCGACCACCGACCGCCTCGTCGCGGCCGGTCACCCGGTCGACCAGGTGCCCGGTGGCGAGTGCCGGACCATCGACCCCGACGGCAACACGGTCCTGTTCACCCGGTCGCCGGTCCGGCCCGCCCCGGCCCCGCAGGCCGAGCCGGACGGCCGACCCTCGCACGTCCGCCGGGCCGCCGCAGTGGCCGCCCGGCGCGACGGCGCGCCCGCCCACTGTCAGATCGGCGGACCGCGCGGCGAGCCCTGCGCCGACCCGGCCGAGGTCAAGCTCGCCGACTCCTGGGGCGACACGGTGTGGGGCTGCCTGACTCACGCCGACGAGACGCTGGTCAACGCGCGTGGCGCGTTCCTGGCCAGCGAGGACGGCACCGGCCTCGCCGCGTACCTGACCGCCCGCCGGACCCGCCCAGAGGAGGCCGCCGTAGCGGGCTGA
- a CDS encoding M23 family metallopeptidase yields the protein MSLTFTAARMRVPAMLTVAVVAGAMLGVQPAQAARPGFRMPFLCGQTWQGNNWNGHSPAHAIDWNHYDANGSPDDLNRRTVASAAGTVLESYYSTTSGYGNTIVIGHGDGWRTRYAHLKSRAVATGDTVKRGDVIGRVGATSAKYDLSPHLHYEQIHNGSVVVAVVQGVTWSDGLKRNQKSTNGC from the coding sequence ATGTCCCTGACGTTCACCGCTGCCCGGATGCGCGTGCCCGCGATGCTCACTGTCGCCGTCGTGGCCGGTGCCATGCTCGGCGTGCAGCCCGCGCAGGCCGCCCGGCCGGGCTTCCGGATGCCGTTCCTGTGCGGCCAGACCTGGCAGGGCAACAACTGGAACGGGCACAGCCCGGCCCACGCCATCGACTGGAACCACTATGACGCCAACGGCAGCCCCGACGACCTCAACCGCCGGACGGTCGCCAGCGCCGCCGGCACCGTGCTGGAGTCGTACTACTCCACCACTTCCGGCTACGGCAACACCATCGTCATCGGGCACGGCGACGGCTGGCGCACCCGGTACGCCCACCTCAAGTCCCGCGCGGTGGCCACTGGTGACACGGTGAAGCGCGGCGACGTCATCGGCCGGGTCGGCGCGACGTCGGCGAAGTACGACCTCAGCCCGCACCTGCACTACGAGCAGATCCACAACGGCAGCGTCGTGGTCGCCGTCGTCCAGGGTGTGACCTGGTCCGACGGGCTGAAGCGCAACCAGAAGAGCACCAACGGCTGCTGA
- a CDS encoding ABC transporter ATP-binding protein, translating to MDRIPDGRRDGRTVSPAEKAQARDVSLRRIGGLFTAHRGPLATVVAIIVASSIIAMATPFLLRAVIDRALPERDLTLLAWLVAGMVAVAAVTSVLGVAQTWISTRVGQQVMHRLRADVFAHLQRQSIGFFVRTRTGEVQSRITNDIGGMQAVVTSTATSIAANLTTVVATTIAMLALSWRLTLVSAVVLPPALWLTRRVARLRREITAQRQRELADLTVTIEEGLSVSGVRLAKTLGTGPALVDRFTASSARLVDLELRSELAGRWRMAAMSIVFAAIPAVIYLGAGLPGTAGTLTIGTLVAFTALQGNLFRPLMGLLNVGVTLTASLALFARIFEYLDLPVEVAEPARPVPLDPATARGHLRVEDVTFSYPGSDTAALAGVSLDVPAGTSLALVGETGSGKSTLAALISRLHDPDAGRITIDGIDLRDLRPADLAAVVGVVSQETYLLHGTVRDNLRYARPDATDADIEAATRAARIHDLIAALPDGYDTMVGSRGHRFSGGEQQRLAIARTLLRDPRILVLDEATSALDTETERAVQRALDELARGRTVVTIAHRLSTVRDADRIAVLDHGRIVESGTHDALLDRRGRYAALVG from the coding sequence TTGGATCGCATCCCCGACGGCCGCCGCGACGGCCGAACCGTCTCCCCGGCCGAGAAGGCCCAGGCCCGCGACGTGTCCCTGCGCAGGATCGGCGGCCTGTTCACCGCCCACCGCGGCCCGCTCGCCACCGTGGTGGCGATCATCGTGGCGTCCTCGATCATCGCGATGGCCACGCCGTTCCTGCTGCGTGCCGTGATCGACAGGGCCCTGCCCGAGCGTGACCTGACGCTGCTGGCCTGGCTGGTCGCGGGCATGGTCGCGGTGGCAGCTGTCACCTCCGTGCTCGGCGTCGCGCAGACGTGGATCTCCACCCGCGTCGGCCAGCAGGTCATGCACCGGCTGCGCGCCGACGTCTTCGCCCACCTCCAGCGGCAGTCGATCGGCTTCTTCGTGCGCACCCGCACCGGCGAGGTCCAGTCGCGCATCACCAACGACATCGGCGGCATGCAGGCGGTCGTCACCTCCACCGCCACCTCGATCGCCGCCAACCTCACCACCGTGGTCGCCACCACCATCGCCATGCTGGCGCTGAGCTGGCGGCTCACCCTCGTGTCAGCGGTCGTGCTGCCGCCCGCGCTCTGGCTCACCCGCCGCGTCGCCCGGCTGCGCCGGGAGATCACCGCCCAGCGCCAGCGCGAGCTGGCCGACCTCACCGTGACCATCGAGGAAGGGCTGTCGGTCAGCGGCGTCCGGCTGGCCAAGACCCTCGGCACCGGCCCGGCCCTGGTCGACCGGTTCACCGCGTCCTCGGCCCGCCTGGTCGACCTGGAACTGCGCTCCGAGCTGGCCGGACGCTGGCGGATGGCCGCCATGAGCATCGTCTTCGCCGCCATCCCCGCCGTGATCTACCTCGGCGCCGGGCTGCCCGGCACCGCCGGCACGCTCACCATCGGCACGCTCGTCGCGTTCACCGCCCTGCAGGGCAACCTGTTCCGGCCGCTGATGGGGCTGCTCAACGTGGGCGTCACGCTCACCGCGTCCCTCGCGCTGTTCGCCCGCATCTTCGAATACCTCGACCTGCCCGTCGAGGTCGCCGAGCCGGCCCGCCCGGTCCCGCTCGACCCGGCCACCGCCCGCGGCCACCTGCGCGTCGAGGACGTCACCTTCAGCTACCCGGGCAGCGACACCGCCGCCCTCGCGGGCGTCAGCCTGGACGTCCCGGCCGGCACCAGCCTCGCCCTGGTGGGGGAGACCGGCTCCGGCAAGAGCACGCTCGCCGCGCTGATCAGCCGGCTGCACGACCCGGACGCCGGCCGGATCACCATCGACGGGATCGACCTGCGCGACCTGCGCCCGGCCGACCTGGCCGCCGTCGTGGGCGTGGTCAGCCAGGAGACGTACCTGCTGCACGGCACCGTGCGGGACAACCTGCGGTACGCCCGCCCGGACGCCACCGACGCCGACATCGAGGCCGCCACCCGCGCCGCCCGCATCCACGACCTCATCGCCGCGCTGCCCGACGGGTACGACACCATGGTCGGCTCGCGCGGCCACCGCTTCTCCGGTGGCGAGCAGCAGCGCCTGGCGATCGCCCGGACCCTGCTGCGCGACCCGCGCATCCTGGTGCTGGACGAGGCGACGAGCGCGCTGGACACCGAGACCGAGCGCGCGGTCCAGCGGGCCCTGGACGAGCTGGCCCGGGGCCGCACGGTGGTGACCATCGCGCACCGGCTCTCCACGGTCCGCGACGCCGACCGCATCGCCGTGCTCGACCACGGCCGGATCGTCGAGTCCGGCACCCACGACGCGCTGCTGGACCGGCGCGGCCGCTACGCCGCCCTGGTCGGCTGA
- a CDS encoding MarR family winged helix-turn-helix transcriptional regulator translates to MDGSDESLAETFWAVTRRLRHQTKRALAPWEISPGQARALGVLMRHGALRPGALAEHLRIAPRSATEVVDGLQERGLVERRPDPADRRATLVAPTAEGERVGTAIRQARATEAERFFGVLSPDDQAELARILRRLREE, encoded by the coding sequence GTGGACGGCAGCGACGAGAGCCTGGCCGAGACGTTCTGGGCGGTGACCCGCCGGCTGCGGCACCAGACCAAGCGCGCGCTTGCGCCGTGGGAGATCAGCCCCGGGCAGGCGCGGGCGCTCGGCGTGCTGATGCGCCACGGCGCACTGCGCCCCGGCGCGCTCGCCGAGCACCTGCGCATCGCGCCGCGCTCGGCCACCGAGGTGGTCGACGGATTGCAGGAACGCGGGCTGGTCGAACGCCGCCCCGACCCGGCCGACAGGCGGGCCACGCTCGTCGCGCCCACCGCCGAGGGCGAGCGGGTGGGCACCGCGATCCGGCAGGCACGGGCCACCGAGGCGGAACGGTTCTTCGGCGTGCTCTCGCCGGACGACCAGGCCGAGCTGGCCCGCATCCTGCGCCGCCTGCGCGAGGAGTAG
- a CDS encoding SCP2 sterol-binding domain-containing protein has product MVDATEEFFRGLGQRRQRGLTALHEGTVRFDIAGDGSVDHWLVSIARGEVTAARQATGGDAVVRADRAVFDRIARGEAYFLTTVLRGEAEVEGSPRLFATVRRLFPSPPGSRPERHRGDGHG; this is encoded by the coding sequence ATGGTCGACGCCACCGAAGAGTTCTTCCGGGGCCTGGGGCAACGCAGGCAGCGCGGCCTGACAGCGCTCCACGAGGGCACCGTCCGGTTCGACATCGCCGGTGACGGGTCGGTCGACCACTGGCTGGTCTCCATCGCGCGGGGCGAGGTCACCGCGGCACGGCAGGCCACCGGCGGGGACGCGGTCGTCCGGGCGGACCGGGCCGTCTTCGACCGGATCGCGCGGGGCGAGGCGTACTTCCTGACCACCGTCCTGCGCGGCGAGGCCGAGGTGGAGGGCAGCCCGCGGCTGTTCGCGACCGTACGCCGGCTGTTCCCCTCCCCGCCCGGCTCCCGCCCGGAACGACACCGGGGCGACGGCCATGGGTGA